One window of Desulfuromonadales bacterium genomic DNA carries:
- a CDS encoding NAD(P)H-dependent oxidoreductase subunit E, with product MSCLTDKFDRLRRTYPAAMISSLVLPLLQLMQEEKGHLTESDALLIADYLGVPPMQVKEALCWYSMLHRQPTGRHVIKVCRNIACSLLGAERLFEHLKKKLGIGEGETTADGRFTLLAVECLASCGTAPAMQVNDTYHERLSEAGIDRILEELA from the coding sequence ATGAGTTGCCTGACGGACAAGTTCGACCGGCTGCGCCGCACCTATCCGGCGGCGATGATCTCCTCCCTGGTGCTGCCGCTGCTGCAGCTGATGCAGGAGGAGAAGGGGCATCTCACCGAGAGCGACGCCCTCCTCATCGCCGACTACCTGGGCGTGCCGCCGATGCAGGTCAAGGAGGCCCTCTGCTGGTACTCGATGCTCCACCGTCAGCCGACCGGGAGGCACGTCATCAAGGTCTGCCGGAACATCGCCTGCTCGCTCCTCGGGGCGGAGCGCCTGTTCGAGCACCTCAAGAAGAAGCTGGGAATAGGGGAGGGGGAGACCACGGCCGACGGCCGTTTCACCCTGCTGGCGGTGGAGTGCCTGGCCTCCTGCGGCACGGCGCCGGCCATGCAGGTGAACGACACCTACCACGAGCGGCTGAGCGAAGCCGGAATCGACCGGATTCTGGAGGAGCTGGCATGA